The following proteins are co-located in the Amphiprion ocellaris isolate individual 3 ecotype Okinawa chromosome 7, ASM2253959v1, whole genome shotgun sequence genome:
- the clptm1 gene encoding putative lipid scramblase CLPTM1, whose product MATQESEAAKATVRNGEVSSNGTAAATDGQAVQTAENAQDPQQQQQQQQQQQQAPNAWQVIKGVLFRIFIIWAISSWFRRGPSTPDPNTPAGAPRVPSRNLFTKDTLMDLYVYVSQEEVFSDFNNTDALFWFHRDLVYGDWTTGEDGDGCYQHYKEMDIPEKVQQNGSLYIHVYFTKSGFHPDPKRKGQYRRLATVHATRMMNKFKRRKFQKTKNLLTGETEADPEMIKRAESHGPVEIISHWHPNLTINMVDDHTAWVKGSVPPPLDQHVKFDAVSGDYYPIVYFNDYWNLQKDYYPINETLTKLPLRLTYCPLSLWRWQLYAAQNARSPWNFLPEDTYEQSDEDQDSVKVALLETNPYLLGLTIVVSIVHSIFEFLAFKNDIQFWNSRQSLEGLSVRSIIFGVFQSLVVLLYILDNETNFVVQVSVFIGLLIDLWKITKVMDVRLDRENKIAGVFPRLVFTDKSTYVESSTKIYDDMAFKYLSWLLYPLFGCYAVYSLLYVEHKGWYSWVLSMLYGFLLTFGFITMTPQLFINYKMKSVAHLPWRMLTYKALNTFIDDLFAFVIKMPMMYRIGCLRDDVVFFIYLYQRWIYRVDPNRVNEFGTSGVDHSQNNTANAAPASITDKPEGQKKND is encoded by the exons GTGAGCAGCAATGGAACTGCTGCAGCAACAGATGGCCAGGCTGTGCAGACAGCTGAAAATGCACAGgaccctcagcagcagcagcaacagcaacagcagcagcaacaagcaCCTAATGCATGGCAGGTCATTAAGGGAGTCCTCTTCAG AATCTTCATAATCTGGGCAATCAGTAGCTGGTTCCGCCGAGGACCGTCCACTCCTGACCCCAACACACCAGCCGGTGCCCCCAGGGTACCCAGTCGAAACCTCTTCACCAAAGACACCCTCATG GACCTGTACGTGTACGTGTCCCAGGAGGAGGTGTTCTCCGACTTCAACAACACAGATGCCCTGTTCTGGTTCCACAGGGACCTGGTCTATGGAGACTGGACCACAGGGGAGGATGGTGACGGCTGCTATCAGCATTATAAAGAGATGGACATCCCCGAG AAGGTACAGCAGAACGGGTCGCTCTACATACACGTCTACTTCACTAAAAGTGGATTTCACCCAGACCCCAAACGCAAGGGGCAGTATCGTAGACTGGCAACAGTTCATGCAACACGAA TGATGAATAAATTCAAGCGAAGAAAGTTTCAGAAGACCAAGAATCTGCTTACAGGAGAGACAGAAGCAGATCCAGAGATGATTAAg CGGGCAGAGAGCCACGGTCCAGTGGAGATTATCTCACACTGGCACCCCAACCTCACCATCAACATGGTAGATGATCACACAGCCTGGGTAAAAGGCTCTGTTCCTCCACCACTAGACCAGC ATGTTAAGTTTGATGCAGTGAGTGGTGACTACTACCCTATTGTGTACTTCAACGACTACTGGAACCTTCAGAAGGACTACTATCCCATCAACGAGACCCTGACAAAGCTACCGCTGCGCCTCACCTACTGCCCACTGTCCTTGTGGCGCTGGCAGTTGTATGCTGCCCAGAACGCTCGCTCACCGTGGAATTTCCTTCCCGAGGACACCTACGAGCAGTCTGACGAAGACCAAGACTCTGTCAAG GTGGCCCTTTTGGAAACAAACCCGTACCTCCTGGGACTCACCATTGTTGTCTCCATTGTGCACAGCATCTTCGAGTTTCTTGCCTTTAAGAATG ATATCCAGTTTTGGAACAGCAGACAGTCTCTAGAAGGTCTGTCAGTGCGTTCCATCATATTTGGAGTATTTCAGTCTCTAGTGGTGCTGCTGTACATACTGGACAATGAAACCAACTTTGTGGTGCAAGTCAGCGTCTTCATTGGTCTTCTCATTGACCTGTGGAAAATCACCAAGGTCATGGATGTCAGA TTGGACAGAGAGAACAAAATTGCAGGAGTGTTCCCAAGATTGGTATTCACAGACAAGTCAACGTATGTAGAGTCTTCAACCAAAATCTATGATGAT ATGGCCTTCAAGTACTTGTCGTGGCTGCTCTACCCTCTGTTTGGCTGCTATGCGGTCTATAGTTTATTGTACGTAGAGCACAAAGGCTGGTACTCATGGGTACTCAGCATGCTCTATGGCTTCTTGTTAACCTTTG GTTTCATTACAATGACACCACAGCTATTCATCAACTACAAAATGAAATCTGTAGCCCACCTCCCGTGGAGGATGCTCACCTACAAGGCTCTCAATACTTTTATTGATGACCTGTTTGCCTTCGTCATCAAGATGCCCATGATGTACAGGATAGGATGCCTCAGAGATG ATGTGGTGTTCTTCATCTACCTTTACCAGCGCTGGATCTATCGAGTCGATCCCAACAGGGTCAACGAGTTTGGTACTAGCGGAGTAGACCACTCTCAGAACAACACGGCGAATGCTGCCCCCGCCAGCATCACAGACAAACCAGAGGGGCAGAAGAAGAACGATTAA